From Onychostoma macrolepis isolate SWU-2019 chromosome 19, ASM1243209v1, whole genome shotgun sequence, a single genomic window includes:
- the efna3a gene encoding ephrin-A3 isoform X2, with protein sequence MSAQWPTHLKISGLAPALSLRREGYTVQVSVNDYLDIYCPHYNQSQRGALERGVAEQYVLYMVSYRGYRTCDPQMGFKRWECNRPHAPHAPIKFSEKFQRYSAFSLGYEFNVGHEYYYISTPIHHHGHSCLRLRVFVCCSTVSNADDDSNQSPPDYTVRPKLHDIDEFNPEIPKLEKSVSGSSPSGDRLLITVATLLLAALLVS encoded by the exons ctTGCGGAGAGAGGGCTACACCGTACAGGTCAGTGTTAACGACTACCTGGACATCTACTGCCCACACTACAACCAGAGTCAGCGGGGGGCGCTAGAGCGCGGCGTGGCTGAGCAGTACGTTCTCTACATGGTCAGTTACCGAGGCTATCGCACCTGCGACCCGCAGATGGGCTTCAAACGCTGGGAGTGCAACCGGCCGCACGCCCCCCACGCGCCAATTAAGTTCTCGGAGAAATTCCAGCGTTATAGCGCCTTCTCACTAGGCTATGAATTCAACGTGGGTCATGAGTACTACTATATAT CTACACCAATCCATCACCACGGACACAGCTGTTTAAGACTGCGGGTGTTTGTCTGCTGTTCTACAG TCTCTAATGCAGATGACGACTCAAACCAGAGTCCACCTGACTACACTGTCAGACCCAAACTGCATGACATTG atgAGTTTAACCCTGAGATCCCTAAACTGGAGAAGAGCGTCAGCGGCAGCAGTCCGTCTGGAGACCGACTGTTAATCACTGTGGCGACGCTTCTCCTCGCTGCTCTCCTCGTGTCCTAG
- the efna3a gene encoding ephrin-A3 isoform X3, protein MAVLRREGYTVQVSVNDYLDIYCPHYNQSQRGALERGVAEQYVLYMVSYRGYRTCDPQMGFKRWECNRPHAPHAPIKFSEKFQRYSAFSLGYEFNVGHEYYYISTPIHHHGHSCLRLRVFVCCSTVSNADDDSNQSPPDYTVRPKLHDIDEFNPEIPKLEKSVSGSSPSGDRLLITVATLLLAALLVS, encoded by the exons ctTGCGGAGAGAGGGCTACACCGTACAGGTCAGTGTTAACGACTACCTGGACATCTACTGCCCACACTACAACCAGAGTCAGCGGGGGGCGCTAGAGCGCGGCGTGGCTGAGCAGTACGTTCTCTACATGGTCAGTTACCGAGGCTATCGCACCTGCGACCCGCAGATGGGCTTCAAACGCTGGGAGTGCAACCGGCCGCACGCCCCCCACGCGCCAATTAAGTTCTCGGAGAAATTCCAGCGTTATAGCGCCTTCTCACTAGGCTATGAATTCAACGTGGGTCATGAGTACTACTATATAT CTACACCAATCCATCACCACGGACACAGCTGTTTAAGACTGCGGGTGTTTGTCTGCTGTTCTACAG TCTCTAATGCAGATGACGACTCAAACCAGAGTCCACCTGACTACACTGTCAGACCCAAACTGCATGACATTG atgAGTTTAACCCTGAGATCCCTAAACTGGAGAAGAGCGTCAGCGGCAGCAGTCCGTCTGGAGACCGACTGTTAATCACTGTGGCGACGCTTCTCCTCGCTGCTCTCCTCGTGTCCTAG